In the Piscinibacter sp. XHJ-5 genome, one interval contains:
- a CDS encoding M20/M25/M40 family metallo-hydrolase — translation MAQNDSIGLLDRLIGFPSVSLTPNIALIEYVQQRLAQAGIRSTLFREASGTRANLFATTGPDGVPGIVLSGHTDVVPVEGQALATTSLRPMLCIVGEPTMMQIATGHKGKAAFQALCCGREGHSSRAPAYLNAIHVAADFVRGLRAAQDEVAAYGRQDPEFDIPYSTLHIGKIGGGKALNIVPNECVVDFEIRTVAGESADDLLSLGLEHTRKLMAADARDGRARAELPTIQQVTAYPGLEACVEPDVMDAVAASLPRETPKIKVAYGSEGGLFRQHLNAPVLVCGPGSIEQAHKPDEYVEVSQIKRCDEFLERLVVKLACY, via the coding sequence ATGGCTCAGAACGACAGCATCGGGTTGCTCGATCGGCTGATCGGGTTTCCGTCGGTCTCGCTGACGCCCAACATCGCGCTCATCGAGTACGTGCAGCAGCGGCTGGCGCAGGCGGGCATCCGATCGACGCTCTTTCGCGAGGCATCCGGAACGCGTGCGAACCTGTTCGCGACGACCGGGCCCGACGGCGTGCCAGGCATCGTTCTCTCTGGCCACACCGACGTGGTGCCGGTCGAAGGGCAGGCGCTCGCGACGACCTCGCTTCGGCCGATGCTGTGCATCGTCGGCGAACCCACGATGATGCAGATCGCGACGGGCCACAAGGGCAAGGCCGCGTTCCAGGCGCTGTGCTGCGGGCGGGAAGGGCACTCGTCGCGGGCGCCTGCGTATCTCAATGCGATCCATGTCGCGGCAGACTTCGTGCGAGGCCTGCGCGCCGCCCAGGACGAGGTGGCCGCGTACGGCCGGCAAGACCCCGAGTTCGACATCCCGTACTCGACGCTGCACATCGGAAAGATCGGCGGCGGCAAGGCCCTCAACATCGTGCCGAACGAGTGTGTCGTCGATTTCGAGATCCGCACGGTCGCCGGCGAGAGCGCCGACGACCTGCTCTCGCTCGGCCTGGAGCACACGCGCAAGCTGATGGCGGCGGACGCTCGCGATGGCCGTGCGCGGGCCGAGTTGCCGACGATCCAGCAGGTCACCGCCTACCCGGGCCTCGAGGCCTGCGTCGAGCCGGACGTGATGGATGCGGTGGCGGCATCGCTGCCTCGCGAAACGCCGAAGATCAAGGTCGCGTACGGCAGCGAAGGAGGCTTGTTTCGGCAGCACCTGAATGCGCCGGTGCTGGTGTGCGGGCCGGGCAGCATCGAACAGGCGCACAAGCCCGATGAGTACGTCGAGGTTTCCCAGATCAAGCGCTGCGACGAGTTCCTGGAAAGGCTGGTTGTCAAGCTCGCCTGCTACTGA
- a CDS encoding MetQ/NlpA family ABC transporter substrate-binding protein, whose amino-acid sequence MTLTRRALLLLPSLVLADLAHAEDTIKIAVTAGPHAQIAEVAKKVAEREGLKLQIVEFNDYIQPNAALDAGDVQANSYQHLPFLQTQIQARGYKISAVGYTVTFPMGFYSKKYKSLADLPKGAKVGIQNDPSNSGRALALLQKSGVIKLKPTAGISATVADIVDNPKGLQIVQVEAAQLPRSLDDLDASAINTNYAVQAKLVPTRDAIAIEDAKGPYANLIAVRTADKDKPWVPKLVKAFQSQEVRQLVEGSFSGSLVAAF is encoded by the coding sequence ATGACATTGACCCGCCGCGCCCTCCTGCTGCTGCCCAGCCTCGTGCTGGCCGACCTGGCCCACGCAGAAGACACGATCAAGATCGCCGTCACCGCGGGCCCGCATGCGCAAATCGCCGAGGTGGCGAAGAAGGTCGCCGAGCGCGAGGGCCTCAAGCTGCAGATCGTGGAATTCAACGACTACATCCAGCCGAACGCGGCGCTCGACGCCGGCGACGTGCAGGCCAACAGCTACCAGCACCTGCCTTTCCTGCAGACGCAGATCCAGGCGCGCGGCTACAAGATCAGCGCGGTGGGCTACACGGTCACTTTCCCGATGGGCTTCTACTCGAAGAAGTACAAGTCCCTCGCAGATCTGCCCAAGGGCGCGAAGGTCGGGATCCAGAACGATCCGTCGAACAGCGGCCGTGCGCTCGCCTTGCTGCAGAAGTCCGGCGTCATCAAGCTCAAGCCCACGGCGGGGATCTCGGCGACGGTGGCCGACATCGTCGACAACCCCAAGGGCCTGCAGATCGTGCAAGTCGAGGCCGCGCAGCTGCCGCGCTCGCTGGACGACCTGGACGCCAGCGCGATCAACACCAACTATGCGGTGCAGGCCAAGCTCGTGCCGACGCGCGACGCCATCGCGATCGAGGACGCGAAGGGCCCCTACGCGAACCTGATCGCGGTACGCACTGCCGACAAGGACAAGCCCTGGGTGCCCAAGCTGGTGAAGGCCTTCCAGTCGCAGGAAGTGCGACAGCTGGTGGAGGGCAGCTTCAGCGGGTCGCTGGTCGCGGCGTTCTGA
- a CDS encoding ABC transporter ATP-binding protein, whose translation MAALLEVRGVTLEYATPQRVVRATHRVSFDVHGADRFVLLGPSGCGKSTLLKAVAGFIAPREGEIRLDGQPVREPGPDRIVVFQEFDQLPPWKTVRQNVMFPLLASRTLSRNEAAERALHYLGKVGLADFADAHPHTLSGGMKQRVAIARALAMQPKVLLMDEPFAALDALTRRRMQEELLALWDEVRFTLLFVTHSIEEALVVGNRILLLSPHPGRVRAELNSHQYGLHSLGGAEFQASAQRIHDLLFEKEATTP comes from the coding sequence GTGGCGGCGCTGCTCGAGGTCCGCGGGGTCACGCTCGAATACGCCACGCCGCAGCGTGTGGTGCGGGCCACGCACCGCGTGAGCTTCGATGTGCACGGCGCAGACCGCTTCGTCCTGCTCGGTCCCTCGGGCTGCGGCAAGTCGACGCTGCTGAAGGCCGTGGCCGGCTTCATCGCGCCGCGCGAAGGCGAGATCCGGCTCGACGGCCAGCCCGTGCGCGAGCCGGGGCCCGACCGCATCGTCGTCTTCCAGGAGTTCGACCAGTTGCCTCCCTGGAAGACGGTGAGGCAGAACGTGATGTTCCCGCTGCTCGCGTCGCGCACGCTGTCGCGCAATGAGGCTGCGGAGCGCGCGCTGCACTACCTGGGCAAGGTCGGCCTGGCCGACTTTGCCGATGCGCACCCGCACACTCTGTCCGGCGGCATGAAGCAGCGCGTGGCGATCGCCCGAGCGCTGGCGATGCAGCCCAAGGTGCTGCTGATGGACGAGCCGTTCGCGGCGCTGGACGCGCTGACGCGCCGCCGCATGCAGGAGGAGCTGCTCGCGCTGTGGGACGAGGTGCGCTTCACCCTGCTGTTCGTGACCCATTCGATCGAGGAAGCGCTGGTGGTGGGCAACCGCATCCTGCTGCTGTCCCCGCACCCGGGTCGCGTGCGCGCCGAACTCAACAGCCACCAGTACGGGCTGCACAGCCTGGGCGGCGCGGAGTTCCAGGCGAGCGCGCAGCGCATCCACGACCTGCTGTTCGAGAAGGAAGCGACCACCCCATGA
- a CDS encoding vanadium-dependent haloperoxidase — MHTIFSRPRRIAALPGLLRILFIAGFVIAHPVASHADVVTDWYATATNVTANNPPGGVFVPRHLALTHLAIHDALNAIDRRYESFAVAVKAPTGASPDAAAAGAAHAVLLALYPSQKPALDAALSASLAKVPEGAGKTDGLAVGKEVGDKLVELRRDDGSARDVSYTPLGTPGTWKPTPPSPSPLVIARWPQVKPLFLRSADQFKAPPPPDAKSERYAREVNEVKRLGGVNSRERTADQTAAAIFWVAQTWHPFLEVARQEAERRKFGVHDNARLYALVHGASLDAYIVGYGVKLIHHQQRPVTAIREAANLGNPRIEADPDWLPLAQTPQHPDYVSGHAIQAASYERILQAVFGSDALSAPASAVWPAGTVRRVYTSWSQLTREDNDARIWGGIHTRSATDGGDQLGWQIGDYIVRNVLKPVAH; from the coding sequence ATGCACACCATCTTTTCTCGCCCAAGACGCATCGCCGCTTTGCCTGGCCTGCTGCGCATCCTCTTCATCGCCGGCTTCGTCATCGCGCACCCGGTGGCGTCGCATGCCGACGTCGTGACAGACTGGTACGCGACCGCCACCAACGTCACCGCGAACAACCCGCCGGGCGGCGTCTTTGTTCCTCGCCATCTGGCGCTCACGCACCTGGCCATCCACGACGCGCTGAATGCCATCGATCGGCGCTACGAATCTTTCGCGGTCGCCGTGAAAGCGCCCACCGGTGCATCGCCCGATGCCGCCGCGGCGGGTGCGGCGCATGCTGTCCTGCTTGCGCTGTACCCGTCGCAAAAGCCCGCGCTGGACGCGGCACTCTCGGCCTCGCTCGCCAAGGTGCCCGAGGGCGCGGGCAAGACGGACGGACTGGCCGTGGGCAAGGAAGTGGGGGACAAGCTCGTCGAGCTCCGCCGCGACGACGGGTCCGCGCGCGACGTGTCCTACACGCCGCTTGGCACGCCCGGCACGTGGAAGCCGACGCCGCCGAGTCCTTCGCCGCTTGTCATTGCGCGCTGGCCGCAAGTGAAGCCGCTGTTCCTGCGCAGCGCAGACCAGTTCAAGGCGCCGCCCCCGCCCGACGCGAAGAGCGAGCGCTACGCGCGCGAAGTCAACGAGGTGAAGCGCCTGGGCGGCGTGAACAGCAGGGAGCGCACGGCCGACCAGACCGCGGCGGCCATTTTCTGGGTTGCACAGACCTGGCATCCCTTCCTCGAAGTGGCCAGACAGGAGGCCGAGCGGCGCAAGTTCGGCGTGCACGACAACGCGCGCCTGTACGCGCTGGTCCACGGCGCGAGCCTGGACGCCTACATCGTCGGCTACGGCGTGAAGCTCATCCACCATCAGCAGCGTCCGGTGACGGCCATTCGCGAGGCGGCGAACCTCGGCAACCCGCGCATCGAGGCCGACCCCGACTGGCTGCCGCTGGCACAGACCCCGCAGCACCCCGACTACGTGTCCGGCCACGCCATCCAGGCCGCCAGCTACGAACGCATCCTGCAAGCCGTCTTCGGCAGCGACGCCCTGTCGGCGCCTGCCTCCGCGGTATGGCCCGCGGGTACCGTGCGCCGCGTCTACACGAGCTGGTCGCAGCTCACCCGCGAGGACAACGACGCGCGGATCTGGGGCGGCATCCATACCCGCTCGGCCACGGACGGCGGCGACCAGCTCGGCTGGCAGATCGGTGACTACATCGTGCGCAACGTTCTGAAGCCCGTGGCGCACTGA
- a CDS encoding ABC transporter substrate-binding protein: MTSKLFARRRFAAFALAAATVAAALPARAEGQLRIAEQFGIVYLLLDVAKDKQLIEKHGKKQGVDIKVEWAQLSGGAAINDALLSGSIDIAAAGVGPLLTLWDRTKGRQDVKGVASLGNFPYYLVSNNPKVRTIADFGEKDRIAVPAVGVSVQSRVLQLASAKVWGDAQYNRLDKLQVALPHPDATAAIIKGGTEISAHFANPPFQEQSLAGNPSAHVVLNSYDVLGGPASATVLYATTKFRAENPKTYKAFVDALAEAAQFVAANPDDAADTFVRRNNSRIDRALVLKVIKNPEVQFKLTPQNTYTLADFMARVGAIKNKPASAKDYFFDDAHNGAAN; this comes from the coding sequence ATGACATCCAAGCTTTTCGCCCGCCGGCGCTTCGCGGCTTTTGCACTGGCTGCCGCCACAGTCGCGGCGGCGTTGCCCGCTCGCGCCGAAGGCCAGCTGCGCATCGCCGAGCAATTCGGCATCGTGTACCTGCTGCTCGACGTGGCGAAAGACAAGCAGCTGATCGAGAAGCACGGCAAGAAGCAAGGCGTCGACATCAAGGTCGAATGGGCGCAGCTGTCCGGCGGCGCGGCGATCAACGATGCGCTGCTCAGCGGCTCGATCGACATCGCCGCAGCCGGCGTCGGCCCGCTGCTCACGCTGTGGGACCGCACCAAGGGCCGGCAGGACGTCAAGGGCGTGGCCTCGCTCGGCAACTTCCCCTACTACCTGGTGAGCAACAACCCGAAGGTGAGGACCATCGCCGACTTCGGCGAGAAGGATCGCATCGCCGTGCCCGCCGTGGGCGTGTCGGTGCAGTCTCGGGTGCTGCAGCTCGCGTCGGCCAAAGTGTGGGGTGACGCGCAGTACAACCGGCTCGACAAGCTGCAGGTGGCACTGCCGCACCCCGACGCCACCGCGGCCATCATCAAGGGCGGCACGGAGATCAGCGCGCACTTCGCCAATCCGCCGTTCCAGGAACAGTCCCTGGCCGGCAATCCGAGCGCGCATGTCGTCCTCAATTCCTACGACGTGCTCGGCGGCCCCGCCTCGGCCACCGTGCTGTATGCGACGACGAAGTTTCGTGCCGAGAACCCGAAAACCTACAAGGCCTTCGTCGATGCGCTGGCCGAAGCCGCGCAGTTCGTCGCCGCCAATCCCGACGACGCCGCCGATACCTTCGTGCGCCGCAACAACTCGAGGATCGATCGCGCGCTGGTGCTGAAGGTGATCAAGAACCCGGAAGTGCAGTTCAAGCTGACGCCGCAGAACACCTACACGCTGGCCGACTTCATGGCACGCGTCGGCGCGATCAAGAACAAGCCCGCGTCGGCCAAGGACTACTTCTTCGACGACGCGCACAACGGAGCGGCGAACTAG
- a CDS encoding ATP-binding cassette domain-containing protein: MSISHLIRLEGLAKTYNLTDGQQLHAVRDVSLQVLEGEIFGLIGTSGAGKSTLLRLINLLERPDAGRVFVGERELSALSKRELRDARRGIGMIFQQFNLLQNASVADNVAFPLKLNGGLTKDQVAQRVRDCLTLVGIADKADSHPAQLSGGQKQRVAIARALTTRPRLLLCDEPTSALDAETTGALLDTLREINRQLGVTIVIVTHELSVVQRLCHRVAVIEDGAVAEQFAVGAVGSARRTALGRTLSRLAAFDDSLGAGLREAQHA, from the coding sequence ATGTCGATATCCCACTTGATCCGCCTCGAAGGCCTTGCCAAGACCTACAACCTCACCGATGGCCAGCAGCTCCACGCCGTGCGCGACGTGTCGCTGCAGGTGCTCGAGGGCGAGATATTCGGGCTGATCGGCACGAGCGGCGCCGGCAAGTCCACGCTGCTGCGCCTCATCAACCTGCTGGAGCGTCCCGACGCCGGGCGTGTCTTCGTCGGCGAGCGCGAGCTCAGCGCCTTGTCCAAGCGCGAGCTGCGCGATGCGCGCCGCGGCATCGGCATGATCTTCCAGCAGTTCAACCTGCTGCAGAACGCCAGCGTCGCGGACAACGTGGCCTTTCCACTGAAGCTGAACGGCGGCCTGACCAAGGACCAGGTCGCTCAGCGCGTGCGCGACTGCCTCACGCTTGTGGGCATCGCCGACAAGGCGGACAGCCATCCAGCGCAACTGTCCGGCGGGCAGAAGCAGCGGGTCGCCATCGCGCGTGCACTCACGACGCGCCCGCGGCTCCTGCTGTGCGACGAGCCGACCTCGGCGCTTGACGCCGAGACCACGGGCGCGCTGCTGGACACGCTGCGCGAGATCAACCGGCAGTTGGGCGTGACGATCGTGATCGTCACGCACGAGCTGTCGGTCGTGCAGCGTCTCTGCCACCGTGTCGCGGTGATCGAAGACGGCGCCGTCGCCGAGCAGTTCGCTGTCGGCGCTGTGGGAAGCGCGCGGCGGACGGCGCTCGGCCGAACGCTGTCGCGCCTGGCGGCCTTCGACGACAGCCTGGGGGCCGGGCTGCGGGAGGCGCAGCATGCCTGA
- a CDS encoding ABC transporter permease, which yields MSAVMPPLRPEYARPLEAVQEAPADRPLPWTQRLWRHGALRKGLILATVALLWEIAARWQGNDLLLPGFWQTAVAFVEATASGELPAKVALSLAVLGQGYALGVASAFALTSLAVSTQLGRDLLDTLTAMFNPLPAIALLPLALLWFGLGRGSLVFVLVHAVLWPLALNTYAGFQGVPETLRMAGRNYGLRGLRYVLFILVPAALPSILSGLKVGWAFAWRTLIAAELVFGASSGQGGLGWFVFQNRNELYTDRVFAGLAMVVLIGLAVEGLAFATLERLTVRRWGVQR from the coding sequence ATGAGTGCCGTCATGCCGCCGCTGCGACCGGAATACGCGCGCCCGCTCGAGGCCGTGCAGGAAGCCCCGGCCGATCGCCCGCTGCCTTGGACGCAGCGGCTGTGGCGGCACGGCGCGCTGCGCAAGGGCTTGATCCTGGCGACGGTGGCCTTGCTGTGGGAGATCGCGGCGCGCTGGCAAGGCAACGACCTCCTGCTGCCCGGCTTCTGGCAGACCGCCGTCGCCTTCGTCGAAGCGACTGCCAGCGGCGAGCTGCCGGCAAAAGTGGCGCTGTCCCTGGCCGTGCTTGGCCAGGGCTACGCACTCGGTGTCGCCAGCGCCTTCGCGCTGACCAGCCTGGCGGTGTCGACGCAGCTCGGCCGCGATCTGCTGGACACCTTGACGGCGATGTTCAATCCGCTGCCCGCCATCGCGCTGCTGCCGCTCGCCCTGCTGTGGTTCGGCCTCGGCCGCGGCAGCCTCGTCTTCGTGCTGGTCCATGCCGTGCTGTGGCCGCTCGCGCTGAACACCTACGCCGGCTTCCAGGGCGTGCCCGAGACGCTGCGCATGGCCGGACGCAACTACGGCCTGCGCGGCCTGCGCTATGTGCTGTTCATCCTCGTGCCGGCCGCGCTGCCTTCGATCCTGTCGGGCCTGAAGGTCGGCTGGGCCTTCGCCTGGCGCACGCTCATCGCCGCCGAGCTGGTTTTCGGCGCCTCGTCGGGACAGGGCGGCCTCGGCTGGTTCGTCTTCCAGAACCGCAACGAGCTCTACACCGACCGCGTGTTTGCCGGCCTCGCGATGGTGGTGCTGATCGGGCTCGCAGTCGAGGGGCTGGCGTTCGCGACGCTGGAGCGGCTCACGGTTCGGCGTTGGGGCGTGCAGCGCTGA
- a CDS encoding methionine ABC transporter permease, producing the protein MPENIAAILPELWLAVGQTFLMLGIGLAAALLIGGPLGIWLFLLGPGQPLDNRPVFAVVNWLVNTVRSFPFIILLVALVPVTRVIAGSSIGPVAAAVPLSFAAIPYFARLVEQTLREVPRGVVEAAHAMGASELQIVWHVLLVEARSGLVLALTVLAISFLSYSAVAGVVGGGGIGDLAIRYGYYRFQTDVMVLTVALLVALVQLIQFTGAAIAQRLDKR; encoded by the coding sequence ATGCCTGAGAACATCGCCGCGATCCTGCCCGAGCTGTGGCTCGCCGTGGGGCAGACGTTCTTGATGCTTGGCATCGGCCTCGCGGCCGCGCTGTTGATCGGCGGGCCGCTCGGCATCTGGCTGTTTCTGCTCGGGCCCGGCCAGCCGCTGGACAACCGCCCGGTGTTCGCCGTCGTGAACTGGCTGGTCAACACAGTGCGGTCCTTTCCTTTCATCATCCTGCTCGTCGCGCTGGTGCCCGTCACGCGTGTCATCGCCGGCAGCTCCATTGGCCCGGTGGCCGCCGCCGTGCCGTTGTCGTTCGCGGCGATCCCGTACTTCGCGCGCCTGGTCGAGCAGACGCTGCGCGAAGTGCCGCGCGGCGTCGTCGAAGCGGCGCACGCCATGGGAGCGAGCGAGCTGCAGATCGTGTGGCACGTGCTGCTCGTCGAAGCGCGATCGGGCCTGGTGCTCGCGCTCACGGTGCTGGCGATCAGCTTCCTGTCGTACTCGGCGGTGGCCGGCGTCGTGGGCGGCGGCGGCATCGGCGACCTGGCGATCCGCTACGGCTACTACCGCTTCCAGACCGACGTGATGGTGCTCACCGTGGCGCTGCTCGTTGCGCTGGTGCAGCTCATCCAGTTCACCGGCGCCGCAATCGCGCAGCGCCTCGACAAACGATAG
- a CDS encoding sialidase family protein — protein sequence MDILVAHSRSIFTVTSMRIRHHLLSPMLALLVGACGGGGDTGTWRHDQAQGPAALITASAEDAGVHCASGGIRIDAGLDADRDGALGAGEVGSTQYFCRASAASASGVGMNTLAQMRDEPAGIHCPSGGKSVHVGVDRNDDGLLGADEIASTGYVCNGIEGANRINTLVDIAAAADMSTCPLGGRRVRTGPDRNANDVLDPDEVSATGEVCNAEPWTFVADAAVVQADANWGYIAANDAAQVAVRLPAEPAIAPGDVVRVRGVGAAGWRIAQNDGQAIDTKDLGGIAGAAWQSHDPHALWLSVASSANGMRLLAGAYGYVYTSGDGGSSWTAHTDMVGAWYSVASSADGEMLLAVDVMGNIQFSRNGGASWNVRTHQPASSRGTVACSADGRNIVVVFQDGSIDRSSDGGDTWTQTTSAQYWRGVAASESGSRLVAVTGDGEIYISEDYGASWSLSESIGKDLHGAASSGDGSRLIVVARSRSGQQMYTSADHGATWSPRGPGSSWTSVSSSFDGMRLAASDGAGKIWTSADGGVGWTLLNTGFTTAAVALSSDGSKLVSGDSSTRSGPIYTSIASTTRGQTGSISGGQTDTIELQYLGNGMFSVLSHEGQLAIQ from the coding sequence ATGGACATCCTCGTTGCCCATTCGAGATCCATCTTCACTGTGACATCCATGCGAATCAGACACCACCTTCTCAGCCCGATGCTCGCCCTGCTCGTAGGCGCATGCGGGGGCGGCGGCGACACCGGAACGTGGCGCCATGACCAGGCCCAGGGTCCGGCCGCATTGATCACGGCAAGCGCCGAGGATGCGGGCGTGCATTGCGCCAGTGGCGGCATCCGTATCGACGCAGGACTGGACGCAGACCGCGACGGCGCGCTGGGCGCGGGCGAGGTCGGCAGCACTCAGTACTTCTGCCGCGCCAGCGCCGCTTCCGCAAGCGGTGTCGGCATGAACACGCTGGCGCAGATGCGTGACGAGCCCGCCGGCATTCACTGCCCGAGCGGTGGCAAGTCGGTCCATGTCGGCGTCGACAGAAACGACGACGGCTTGCTCGGCGCGGACGAAATCGCCAGCACCGGCTACGTGTGCAACGGCATCGAAGGCGCCAACCGCATCAACACGCTGGTCGACATCGCCGCAGCGGCCGACATGTCCACCTGTCCGCTCGGCGGCAGGAGGGTCCGCACGGGCCCGGACCGCAATGCCAATGACGTGCTCGATCCGGACGAGGTCAGCGCCACCGGCGAGGTTTGCAACGCCGAACCATGGACCTTCGTCGCCGACGCCGCCGTGGTGCAGGCCGATGCCAACTGGGGCTACATCGCTGCCAACGACGCGGCGCAGGTGGCGGTGAGGTTGCCGGCCGAGCCCGCCATCGCTCCCGGCGACGTGGTGCGTGTCCGCGGCGTCGGTGCCGCCGGCTGGCGCATTGCACAGAACGACGGGCAGGCGATCGACACGAAGGATCTGGGCGGCATCGCAGGCGCCGCATGGCAATCTCACGACCCCCACGCGCTCTGGCTCTCCGTGGCCTCGTCGGCGAACGGCATGAGGCTGCTGGCGGGAGCCTACGGCTATGTCTACACCTCAGGGGATGGCGGTTCGAGCTGGACGGCGCATACCGACATGGTCGGCGCCTGGTATAGCGTGGCGTCATCCGCGGATGGCGAGATGCTGCTGGCGGTGGACGTCATGGGCAACATTCAGTTCTCCAGAAACGGCGGCGCGAGCTGGAACGTGCGGACACACCAGCCGGCCAGCTCTCGGGGAACCGTGGCCTGCTCAGCAGACGGCAGGAACATTGTCGTGGTGTTCCAGGACGGTTCGATCGACAGGTCGAGTGATGGCGGCGATACCTGGACTCAGACGACCTCTGCGCAATACTGGCGCGGTGTTGCGGCCTCCGAGAGCGGCAGCAGGTTGGTTGCCGTGACCGGGGACGGCGAGATCTACATCTCGGAAGACTACGGCGCAAGCTGGTCACTGAGTGAATCCATCGGGAAAGATCTCCACGGCGCGGCCAGTTCTGGGGACGGCAGCAGACTGATCGTGGTGGCGCGTTCGCGCTCAGGCCAGCAGATGTACACGTCTGCCGACCATGGCGCGACATGGTCGCCGCGCGGCCCCGGCAGCAGTTGGACCAGCGTGTCGAGTTCGTTCGACGGCATGAGGCTGGCTGCTTCGGACGGCGCCGGCAAGATCTGGACCTCGGCCGACGGCGGCGTCGGTTGGACATTGCTGAATACCGGCTTCACCACGGCGGCTGTGGCGCTGTCTTCCGACGGAAGCAAGCTCGTCTCGGGCGATTCGAGCACACGCAGCGGGCCGATCTACACCTCCATCGCGTCGACGACACGCGGGCAGACCGGCTCCATCAGCGGCGGCCAGACGGACACCATAGAGCTGCAATACCTGGGCAACGGCATGTTCAGCGTGCTCAGTCACGAGGGCCAGCTGGCCATTCAGTGA
- a CDS encoding substrate-binding domain-containing protein, producing the protein MFRYRVFTLVTLSVAIGCAASAGPLAAQERRPQTIATVVKITGIPWFDRMKEGVDEFARSSKVVTRLAGPTEAVADEQLRVIEELIAEKDIDALVIVPTDPGAIEAVSRRALQRGMVVVTHEADNQVHTMADLEAVDNVAFGTALNERMAACMGYRGKWASFVGTRRSRTHLLWIEAGTANAAKHPGMEMVSSPNESNDDAEQAYRKAKEILRQHPDIKGFQGSASSDVIGIGRAIEEAGLQATTCVYGTGLPSRAGKLLESGAVKGIGFWDPRHAGMAANRVAKLLLDRKPITDGMNLGVVGYEEVTVKRGAGGGFLIIGKADVIVDKAGYKAYPF; encoded by the coding sequence ATGTTCCGCTATCGCGTCTTCACCCTCGTTACGCTCAGCGTCGCAATCGGTTGCGCAGCCAGCGCCGGCCCACTGGCTGCGCAAGAGCGTCGGCCCCAGACGATCGCCACGGTCGTCAAGATCACCGGCATCCCTTGGTTCGATCGCATGAAGGAGGGGGTCGACGAGTTCGCTCGCAGCTCCAAGGTCGTCACTCGCCTGGCCGGACCGACTGAGGCGGTCGCCGACGAGCAACTGCGGGTCATCGAAGAGCTGATTGCCGAGAAGGACATCGACGCGCTCGTCATCGTCCCGACCGACCCCGGTGCCATTGAAGCCGTGTCGCGGCGGGCACTGCAGCGCGGCATGGTCGTCGTCACACACGAGGCCGACAACCAGGTCCACACCATGGCCGACCTCGAGGCCGTCGACAACGTCGCATTCGGCACCGCCCTCAACGAACGCATGGCCGCGTGCATGGGCTACCGCGGCAAGTGGGCGTCCTTCGTGGGCACACGTCGCAGTCGAACGCACCTCCTATGGATCGAAGCGGGCACGGCCAACGCGGCGAAGCACCCGGGGATGGAGATGGTGAGCTCTCCAAACGAGTCGAACGACGACGCCGAGCAAGCGTACCGAAAAGCCAAGGAGATCCTCCGCCAGCACCCCGACATCAAGGGCTTCCAGGGGTCGGCCTCGAGCGACGTCATCGGCATCGGGCGTGCCATTGAGGAGGCCGGCCTGCAAGCCACGACCTGCGTCTACGGCACGGGGCTGCCGAGCCGCGCCGGCAAGCTTCTGGAGTCAGGTGCGGTCAAGGGCATCGGCTTCTGGGATCCACGACATGCCGGGATGGCGGCGAACCGCGTCGCCAAGCTGCTTCTAGACAGAAAGCCGATCACCGATGGCATGAATCTGGGTGTGGTGGGTTACGAAGAGGTGACTGTCAAGCGGGGGGCGGGAGGCGGCTTTCTGATTATTGGCAAGGCTGACGTCATCGTCGACAAGGCAGGCTACAAGGCCTATCCATTTTGA